The DNA region AACCACTGTTATCATATCGAACCTTTCCGATTCACACGAGTTATCAGAAACCGACAGGTCAACGAGTCATGGTTAGATTCCTGCGCACGCACGGGACTGCCGGTACGGACACTACCACCGACAGAATCGACTGCTTCGGCGACGACCGAGAGTCCGTCACTGGTCGGCCGCGTCCACGACCTCGTACCCGATGCTCCCGTCGCGCAGCCGGTCGGTATGCCGCGAGAGCTCGTCGGTCACCACGACCAGCAGCACGTCCAGACCCTTCGTCGCCGCCTCGGTCACCGCCTCAGCGGTGCCGAACCGGATGTCCGGCTCCAGCCCGGCGTGACGACAGGCAACCAGCGCCTCGGTCCCCGCCGCCGCCAGCAGGTCGTGCTCGCCGGCGGAATCCGCGATGGTCTCCGAGGGGAGTTCGCGGCTCCCCCCGCGCTGGATGCGCGGAATCGAGACCACCGTGACCGTCCCGAGGTCGTAGTCCAGCACGCCCTCGAAGTCCGTCACCCCCACGTCCTCGTCCGCCCCCGCGTCCGTCACCGCCACCGCGGTCGCACTCCCCGCGTCGCCGGGCGAGGCGTGCATGACCCCGTTCTCCATCGAGAGCGACACCGTCTCCCCCTCCGCGATGTCACCCGTCGCGATGGCCGTCTCGATGTCAACCTGCCCGATGACCTCCTCGGAGACGTGGTCGACGTACCGCCGGAGGTCCTCCGTCCGCGAGATGAGCCAGTCCACCCCCTCCTTGGTCACCTCGTAGCGACCCCGCCCGTGCTTGGCCACGAACCCCCGCTCGACCAGGTCCTGCAAGTAGTCGCTGACCGCCTGGGCCGTCACCCCGATCTCGTCGGCGATCTCCTGCTGGCTCACCGCCGGCTGGCGCTCCGCGATCTGCGAGAGTATCTGGTACTGCGTCGCGTTTCGCTTGCTCTGGAGCACGCTCAATTCGTCCGTATCGGCGGCCTCCCCTGGCATCGTCTGGGCTTGGGAGGTGAAACACAAGTAGCTTTGCACTGGGGTAGCCTGCAGTTGGGAAGTCCACCGCGTGTGGCGACCGTCGACCAGGGGCGCGGCGCCGCGGGGGAGCGGGGGTCGTGGCGAGAAGGGGAAGAAGGGGAAGAGCGCGAGAAGGGGAAGAAGGGGAAGAGCGCCGGGGCTCTCAGTCCAGAAACCGGTCCGCGATGTCCGGCGTGGGCATCATGCACTGGTCCTTCTTGCCGAACCAGCCGTACCGGTGCTCGGCCACGAAGTCGTACAGCGCATCCCGGACGCCCCGTGGCACGACGCGCCCGAGGGACGCCACCCGGTAGACGCCGCCGAGGTGTTCCGCCACGCGGATCACGGCCGCGGATTTCGTGTAGTAGTCGTCGCCCTCGACCAGCACGACGGTCTCGAGCTGGTCGGGCGGGAGCCCGGCACGTTCCTGCAGCCGGCTCCCGGCCTCGGACTGCAGCGGTGCGAACCGGATGGTTCCGTCCGGGTCCCGCGGGATGACGAACTGGACGACGCCGTTACAGAGGTTGCAGACGCCGT from Haloarchaeobius amylolyticus includes:
- a CDS encoding DUF7839 domain-containing protein, which codes for MPGEAADTDELSVLQSKRNATQYQILSQIAERQPAVSQQEIADEIGVTAQAVSDYLQDLVERGFVAKHGRGRYEVTKEGVDWLISRTEDLRRYVDHVSEEVIGQVDIETAIATGDIAEGETVSLSMENGVMHASPGDAGSATAVAVTDAGADEDVGVTDFEGVLDYDLGTVTVVSIPRIQRGGSRELPSETIADSAGEHDLLAAAGTEALVACRHAGLEPDIRFGTAEAVTEAATKGLDVLLVVVTDELSRHTDRLRDGSIGYEVVDAADQ
- a CDS encoding thiol-disulfide oxidoreductase DCC family protein is translated as MSEESTTPGESGDDLEDVEGPVLLFDGVCNLCNGVVQFVIPRDPDGTIRFAPLQSEAGSRLQERAGLPPDQLETVVLVEGDDYYTKSAAVIRVAEHLGGVYRVASLGRVVPRGVRDALYDFVAEHRYGWFGKKDQCMMPTPDIADRFLD